TTGGGGCTTCCAGCTGCAGTCGCCGGTGTTTGTCACCGTGCTGGCCTGGATCATGTTCGTGCTGGGCCTCAGCCTGGCCGGCGTGTTCGAGTTCGGCACGCGGCTGATGGGCATGGGTGATTCGCTCACGCATCAAGGTGGCCGGCGCGGCGCCCTGATGACCGGCCTGCTCGCCTGCCTGGTCGCCACACCCTGCACGGCACCGTTCATGGGCCCGGCGATGGGCTTCGCCATCACCCAGCCGGCCATCGTGGCGCTGGCCGTGTTCGCCGCTCTCGGTCTGGGCATGGCCCTGCCCTTTTTGCTGATCGGCTTCGTACCGGCTACCGCCAGGCTGTTACCGCGACCCGGCGCATGGATGCTGACCTTTAAGCAGCTCATGGCCTTTCCCATGTATGTCACGGCCATCTGGCTGATCTGGGTGCTGGGCCGGCAGACCGGCGTCAACGGCATGGCGGTCGGCCTGTTGGGTGTCGTGCTGATCGGCTTTGCGATCTGGCTCTGGAGCAAGCGCCCGCAGCAGGGACCTGCGCGCGTCGGCCTGGCCCTCGCCGCCTGGCTGGCCGTGGCCGGCAGCCTGGCGATGCTCGCGTCGCCATTGTTGCAACCGGCACCTGCCAGCGCTGCCCCCACCGACGTGGCCAGCGCCGCCGGCTGGGGCGTGTATGCCCCCGACACCGTCGCCGAACTACAAGCCAAGGGCCAGCCCGTCTTCGTGAACCTGACGGCCGACTGGTGCGTGACCTGCCACGTCAATGAACGTGTCGCATTGAACACAGCGACTGTCGTGAATGCGATGGAACGCAGCGGCGTTGCGCGACTCAAAGGGGACTGGACCAATCGCGACCCTGTCATCACCGCCGTGCTGGAGCAGTACGACCGCACCGGAGTGCCGCTGTATCTGCTCTATCCGGGTGAAGCCGGTGCCGCACCGATGGTCCTGCCACAGATTCTGACCCCACAACGCGTCGTCGACGCCCTCGACACGCTTTAAGGAGAATTACGATGCGCACGCTGCTTGCTCCCATCGCCCTGCTCGCCCTGCTCGTCGGCACAGCACAGGCCAAGGTTGCGCCGGGGAACCCGGCACCGGATTTCACCCTGCCCAGCGCGGACGGCTCCGACGTCTCGCTCAGCGACTTCGCAGGGAAGACCGTCATTCTTGAATGGACCAATCACGGCTGCCCGTTCGTCCAGAAGCACTACAAGAGCGGCAACATGCAGTCGCTGCAAACGCGTTACACCGGTGACGACGCCGTCTGGCTGTCCATCATCTCGTCGGCACCTGGCAAGCAGGGTCATGTCTCCGCCGACAAGGCGCTCACGCTAACCGAAGCACGCGACGCCAAGCCCACCCATGTGCTGCTGGATGAGGACGGCACGGTGGGTCGCCTGTACGGCGCCAAAACCACACCCCACATGTACATCATCGATTCCGACGGCACGATGATGGCCTACATGGGCGCTATCGACTCGATCCCCAGCGCCGACACGGCGGACATCGAACGC
The sequence above is drawn from the Abyssibacter profundi genome and encodes:
- a CDS encoding redoxin domain-containing protein, which encodes MRTLLAPIALLALLVGTAQAKVAPGNPAPDFTLPSADGSDVSLSDFAGKTVILEWTNHGCPFVQKHYKSGNMQSLQTRYTGDDAVWLSIISSAPGKQGHVSADKALTLTEARDAKPTHVLLDEDGTVGRLYGAKTTPHMYIIDSDGTMMAYMGAIDSIPSADTADIERATNYVQTSMAALAQDRLPDPASTKPYGCSVKY